From the genome of Streptomyces sp. V1I1, one region includes:
- a CDS encoding putative cobaltochelatase: MSTPYPFTAIVGMDDLRLGLLLNAVSPAVGGVLVRGEKGTAKSTAVRALSALLPEVPVVAGCRFSCDPAAPDPACPDGPHEAGGGVARAARMVELPVGASEDRLVGALDIERALAEGVKAFEPGLLADAHRGILYVDEVNLLHDHLVDLLLDAAAMGASYVEREGVSVRHAARFLLVGTMNPEEGELRPQLLDRFGLTVEVAASREPDQRVEVVRRRLAYDDDPAGFAARWADDEAALRARIVAARALLPDIRLGDGALRQIAATCAAFEVDGMRADIVMARTATALAAWAGRSDVLAEDVRQAALLALPHRRRRNPFDAPGLDEDKLDDTLEEFGGEEDDPDPDGPGGGGRPPQDGPGTPPQGDAGQGDAEQADTPAQPHEADGGEPQVAGGGEQQAVRAAEPFRTKVLSVPGLGEGATGRRSRARTEHGRTTGARRPRGALTKLHLAATVQAAAPHQRARGRSGRGLVVRRDDLRQATREGREGNLVLFVVDASGSMAARQRMSAVKGAVLSLLLDAYQRRDKVGLITFRGKDAEVALPPTSSVDAAAARLETLPTGGRTPLAAGLLRAHDVLRVERLRDPSRRPLLVVVTDGRATGGVDPVALAARAGRLHASEGTAAIVVDCESGPVRLGLAGTLAGDLGGTAVTLDELRADSIAGLVRDVQGSRRAA, encoded by the coding sequence ATGAGCACCCCATACCCCTTCACCGCGATCGTCGGCATGGACGACCTGCGGCTCGGGTTGCTGCTGAACGCGGTCTCGCCCGCCGTGGGTGGTGTGCTCGTCCGCGGCGAGAAGGGCACCGCCAAGTCCACCGCCGTACGGGCCCTTTCCGCCCTCCTGCCCGAGGTGCCGGTCGTCGCCGGGTGCCGGTTCTCCTGCGACCCCGCGGCGCCCGACCCCGCGTGCCCCGACGGTCCGCACGAGGCCGGTGGCGGTGTGGCGCGGGCCGCACGGATGGTTGAGCTGCCCGTCGGGGCGTCCGAGGACCGGCTCGTCGGGGCCCTCGACATCGAGCGGGCGCTGGCCGAGGGCGTCAAAGCCTTCGAGCCGGGGCTGCTCGCGGACGCGCACCGCGGGATTCTCTACGTCGACGAGGTCAACCTGCTGCATGACCATCTGGTCGACCTGCTGCTGGACGCGGCCGCCATGGGCGCCTCGTACGTCGAGCGTGAAGGCGTCTCGGTGCGGCACGCCGCCCGTTTTCTGCTCGTGGGGACGATGAACCCCGAAGAGGGCGAGCTGCGGCCGCAGTTGCTGGACCGATTCGGGCTCACCGTCGAGGTGGCGGCGTCGCGCGAGCCCGACCAGCGGGTGGAGGTGGTGCGGCGGCGGCTCGCCTACGACGACGATCCGGCCGGATTCGCCGCTCGCTGGGCGGACGACGAGGCGGCCCTGCGGGCGCGGATCGTGGCCGCGCGGGCGCTGCTGCCCGACATCCGGCTGGGGGACGGCGCGTTGCGGCAGATCGCCGCGACCTGCGCGGCCTTCGAGGTGGACGGCATGCGCGCGGACATCGTGATGGCACGGACCGCGACGGCGCTGGCCGCGTGGGCGGGGCGCAGCGACGTACTCGCCGAGGACGTGCGGCAGGCCGCTCTGCTGGCACTCCCGCACCGGCGGCGGCGCAATCCCTTCGACGCGCCCGGTCTGGACGAGGACAAGCTCGACGACACGCTGGAGGAGTTCGGCGGCGAGGAGGACGATCCGGATCCCGACGGTCCGGGCGGCGGTGGCCGCCCGCCTCAGGACGGTCCCGGCACACCGCCGCAGGGCGATGCGGGGCAGGGCGACGCTGAGCAGGCTGACACGCCCGCGCAGCCGCATGAGGCCGACGGCGGGGAGCCGCAGGTCGCGGGCGGCGGTGAGCAGCAGGCCGTACGGGCCGCGGAGCCGTTCCGTACGAAGGTGCTGAGCGTGCCCGGCCTGGGCGAGGGCGCGACGGGGCGCAGGTCCCGTGCGCGGACCGAGCACGGCCGGACGACGGGGGCGCGGCGGCCCCGAGGGGCGCTCACCAAGCTGCACTTGGCGGCGACCGTGCAGGCCGCGGCCCCGCACCAGCGGGCGCGCGGGCGCAGCGGCCGCGGCCTGGTGGTGCGGCGTGACGATCTGCGGCAGGCGACCCGGGAGGGGCGCGAGGGGAACCTCGTGCTGTTCGTCGTCGACGCATCGGGGTCGATGGCGGCCAGGCAGCGGATGAGCGCGGTCAAGGGCGCGGTGCTGTCACTGCTGCTCGACGCCTACCAGCGGCGCGACAAGGTCGGCCTGATCACCTTCCGCGGGAAGGACGCGGAGGTGGCGCTGCCGCCGACGTCGTCGGTGGACGCGGCCGCCGCGCGTCTTGAGACGCTGCCGACGGGTGGCCGTACGCCGCTGGCGGCCGGGCTGTTGCGGGCGCACGACGTACTGCGCGTGGAGCGCCTGCGCGATCCGTCCCGCCGGCCACTGCTGGTCGTGGTGACGGACGGCCGCGCGACGGGCGGGGTCGATCCGGTCGCGCTGGCGGCGCGGGCCGGGCGGCTGCACGCCTCGGAGGGCACGGCCGCGATCGTCGTGGACTGCGAGTCCGGGCCGGTACGCCTCGGTCTTGCCGGCACGCTCGCGGGCGATCTCGGCGGCACGGCCGTCACACTCGACGAGCTGCGGGCCGATTCCATCGCCGGGCTCGTCCGCGACGTACAAGGATCAAGGAGGGCAGCCTGA
- the cobN gene encoding cobaltochelatase subunit CobN — translation MSTVLLLSTADTDLLAARASGAPYRIGNPTRIDVAQELPALVEGASVAVVRLLGGKRAWEDGLAALRASGVPTVLLGGEAAPDAELMAESSVPAGVVAEALRYLVEGGPGNLVELARFLSDTVLLTGQGFAEPQKMPEWGVHGTRAYIEGRPSVGVLFYRAHHLSGNTAFVDTLCDRIEARGANALPVYCGSLRGADPQLYELLGKTDALVATVLAAGGTRASDASAGGDDEAWDVGALAELNVPVLQGLCLTSSRAAWEASDAALSPMDAAMQVAIPEFDGRLITVPFSFKEQGPDDVPVYVADPERAGRVAGIAVRHAKLKHKPNAEKKLALVFTAYPTKHSRVGNAVGLDTPASAVRVLDALRDAGYAVEGHPDNGDELIHRLINAGGHDVEWLTEEQLAAAPARVPLADYRAWFDKLDPELRDSMLEHWGEPPGSLYVDGDEIVLASLQFGNVVVMIQPPRGFGENPIAIYHDPDMPPSHHYLAAYRWLDHSFGADAVVHMGKHGTMEWLPGKGLGLSAGCGPDAVLGELPLVYPFIVNDPGEGTQAKRRGHATVVDHLVPPMARADTYGDLAKLEQLLDEYALVSDLDPTKAPAVRAQIWTLVKAAELHHDLHVDEQPDDGDFDEFVMHIDGYLCEIKDVQIRDGLHILGGGPQAEARVNLVLAVLRASQVWGGQANALPGLRAALAEHFGLEEKALLAEPGAAVKVPVELTSLVEGPARTGADAIDLLEQLCRRLAEGMEQRGWDVSTAAALVRDVLGVELPDAVAVLGFACEEVVPRLARTTDEIGNILRALDGGYVPAGPSGSPTRGLVNVLPTGRNFYSVDPKAIPSRLSWEVGQALADSLVERYLADTGAYPKSVGLTVWGTSAMRTQGDDIAEILALLGCRPVWDDASRRVTGFEIVPAQELGRPRIDVTVRISGFFRDAFPHVVGLIDDAVRAVAELDEPAEANYVRAHADEDTAAHGDRRRATARIFGSKPGAYGAGLLPLIDARNWRSDADLAEVYAVWGGYAYGRGLEGRAARGDMETAFRRIAVAAKNVDTREHDLVDADDYFQYHGGMVAMVRHLTGESPEAYVGDSAVPDQVKTRTLGEETHRVFRARVVNPRWMAAMRRHGYKGAFEMAATVDYLFGYDATAGVVDDWMYEKLSAEYVFDPENREFMQKSNPWALRGITERLLEAAERGLWAEPDGETLERLRQTYLELEGDLEGDE, via the coding sequence ATGAGCACCGTGCTGTTGCTGTCCACCGCCGACACGGATCTGCTGGCGGCCCGGGCCTCCGGCGCGCCGTACCGGATCGGCAATCCGACCCGTATCGATGTTGCCCAGGAGCTGCCCGCGCTCGTCGAGGGCGCGTCCGTCGCGGTCGTACGGCTGCTCGGCGGCAAGCGGGCCTGGGAGGACGGGCTCGCCGCGCTGCGCGCGTCCGGCGTCCCGACCGTGCTGCTGGGCGGCGAGGCCGCCCCCGACGCGGAGTTGATGGCCGAGTCGTCGGTGCCCGCCGGTGTGGTCGCCGAGGCGCTGCGCTATCTCGTCGAGGGCGGCCCCGGCAACCTGGTGGAGCTGGCCCGGTTCCTCTCCGACACCGTTCTGCTGACCGGCCAGGGCTTCGCGGAGCCGCAGAAGATGCCCGAGTGGGGCGTGCACGGCACGCGCGCGTACATCGAGGGGCGGCCGAGTGTCGGCGTGCTCTTCTACCGGGCCCACCACCTCTCCGGGAACACCGCCTTCGTCGATACCCTCTGCGACCGGATCGAGGCGCGGGGCGCCAACGCCCTTCCCGTGTACTGCGGTTCACTGCGCGGCGCCGACCCGCAGCTGTACGAGCTGCTCGGCAAGACCGACGCTCTGGTCGCCACCGTGCTGGCCGCAGGCGGTACACGCGCCAGTGACGCGAGCGCCGGCGGGGACGACGAGGCCTGGGACGTCGGGGCGCTCGCCGAGCTGAACGTGCCCGTCCTCCAGGGGCTCTGCCTGACCTCGTCGCGGGCCGCCTGGGAGGCGTCGGACGCGGCGCTGTCCCCGATGGACGCGGCGATGCAGGTGGCGATCCCCGAGTTCGACGGGCGGCTGATCACGGTCCCGTTCTCGTTCAAGGAGCAGGGCCCCGACGATGTGCCGGTGTACGTCGCCGACCCCGAGCGGGCCGGGCGCGTCGCCGGAATCGCCGTACGCCACGCGAAGTTGAAGCACAAGCCGAACGCGGAGAAGAAGCTCGCGCTCGTCTTCACCGCCTATCCGACGAAGCACTCGCGGGTGGGCAATGCCGTCGGTCTCGACACGCCCGCCTCCGCGGTGCGGGTCCTGGACGCCCTGCGCGACGCCGGATACGCCGTCGAAGGGCATCCGGACAACGGCGACGAGCTGATTCACCGGCTCATCAACGCCGGCGGCCACGATGTGGAGTGGCTGACCGAGGAGCAACTGGCAGCAGCCCCCGCGCGCGTGCCGCTCGCCGACTACCGCGCCTGGTTCGACAAGCTGGACCCGGAGCTGCGCGACAGCATGCTGGAGCACTGGGGCGAGCCCCCCGGCTCGCTCTACGTCGACGGCGACGAGATCGTCCTCGCCTCCCTCCAGTTCGGGAATGTCGTCGTGATGATCCAGCCGCCGCGCGGCTTCGGCGAGAACCCGATCGCGATCTACCACGACCCCGACATGCCGCCCTCGCACCACTACCTGGCGGCGTACCGGTGGCTCGACCATTCCTTCGGCGCCGACGCGGTCGTCCACATGGGCAAGCACGGCACGATGGAGTGGCTGCCCGGCAAGGGGCTCGGCCTGTCGGCGGGCTGCGGTCCGGACGCGGTGCTCGGCGAACTGCCGCTCGTCTACCCGTTCATCGTCAACGACCCCGGCGAGGGCACCCAGGCCAAGCGGCGCGGCCACGCCACGGTCGTGGACCATCTGGTGCCGCCGATGGCTCGCGCGGACACCTACGGCGATCTGGCAAAGCTGGAGCAGCTGCTCGACGAGTACGCGCTCGTCAGCGATCTCGATCCGACGAAGGCCCCGGCCGTACGGGCGCAGATCTGGACGCTCGTGAAGGCCGCCGAGCTCCACCACGACCTGCATGTCGACGAGCAGCCGGACGACGGCGACTTCGACGAGTTCGTCATGCACATCGACGGCTACCTCTGCGAGATCAAGGACGTCCAGATCAGGGACGGTCTGCACATCCTGGGCGGCGGGCCACAGGCGGAGGCCCGGGTCAATCTCGTACTGGCGGTGCTGCGCGCGTCCCAGGTGTGGGGCGGCCAGGCGAACGCCCTGCCGGGGCTGCGGGCCGCTCTCGCCGAGCACTTCGGCCTCGAGGAGAAGGCGCTGCTCGCCGAGCCGGGCGCGGCGGTGAAGGTACCGGTGGAGCTGACCTCGCTGGTCGAGGGACCCGCGCGGACGGGTGCCGACGCGATCGATCTGCTGGAGCAGCTGTGCCGCCGCCTCGCGGAGGGGATGGAGCAGCGGGGCTGGGACGTCTCGACTGCGGCGGCGCTGGTACGGGATGTGCTCGGCGTCGAACTCCCGGACGCGGTGGCCGTGTTGGGGTTCGCCTGCGAGGAGGTCGTGCCGCGGCTTGCCCGTACGACCGACGAGATCGGCAACATCCTGCGGGCGCTGGACGGCGGCTATGTGCCCGCCGGTCCTTCCGGGTCGCCGACCCGCGGGCTGGTCAACGTCCTGCCGACCGGCCGCAACTTCTACTCCGTCGACCCGAAGGCGATCCCGTCCCGGCTGTCGTGGGAGGTCGGCCAGGCGCTGGCCGACTCGCTGGTGGAGCGGTATCTGGCGGACACGGGCGCGTACCCGAAGTCGGTGGGACTGACGGTGTGGGGCACGTCGGCGATGCGCACACAGGGCGACGACATCGCCGAGATCCTGGCGCTGCTGGGCTGCCGGCCGGTCTGGGACGACGCGTCGCGGCGGGTGACGGGCTTCGAGATCGTGCCCGCGCAGGAGCTGGGACGGCCGCGCATCGATGTGACGGTGCGGATCTCGGGCTTCTTCCGGGACGCCTTCCCGCATGTGGTGGGGCTCATCGACGACGCCGTACGGGCGGTGGCGGAGCTGGACGAACCGGCCGAGGCCAACTACGTACGGGCGCACGCGGACGAGGACACGGCCGCGCACGGCGACCGGCGGCGGGCCACGGCGCGGATCTTCGGCTCGAAGCCGGGGGCGTACGGAGCCGGGCTGCTGCCGCTGATCGACGCCCGGAACTGGCGCTCGGACGCCGACCTCGCCGAGGTGTACGCGGTATGGGGCGGCTATGCGTACGGGCGCGGGCTCGAAGGGCGGGCGGCGCGCGGGGACATGGAGACGGCGTTCCGGCGGATCGCGGTCGCCGCGAAGAACGTCGACACGCGGGAGCACGATCTGGTCGACGCGGACGACTACTTCCAGTACCACGGCGGGATGGTCGCCATGGTGCGGCATCTGACGGGTGAGTCGCCCGAGGCGTATGTGGGTGACTCCGCGGTGCCGGACCAGGTGAAGACGCGCACGCTGGGCGAGGAGACGCACCGGGTGTTCCGGGCGCGGGTGGTCAATCCGCGGTGGATGGCGGCGATGCGGCGGCACGGGTACAAGGGCGCGTTCGAGATGGCCGCGACGGTGGACTACCTGTTCGGGTACGACGCGACGGCGGGTGTCGTCGACGACTGGATGTACGAGAAGTTGTCGGCGGAGTACGTCTTCGACCCGGAGAACCGGGAGTTCATGCAGAAGTCCAACCCTTGGGCGCTGCGGGGGATTACGGAGCGGCTGCTGGAGGCGGCGGAGCGGGGGCTTTGGGCGGAGCCGGACGGGGAGACGCTGGAGCGGCTTCGGCAGACGTACCTGGAGCTCGAGGGCGACTTGGAGGGGGACGAGTGA
- a CDS encoding cobyric acid synthase encodes MSRRKAGGLLVAGTTSDAGKSVVTAGICRWLVRQGVKVAPFKGQNMSLNSFVTREGAEIGRAQAMQAQAARVEPSALMNPVLLKPGSDRSSQVVLMGKPVGELSARGYHGGRQEALLSTVVECLEELRGTYEAVICEGAGSPAEINLRRTDIVNMGIARAARLPVLVVGDIDRGGVFASFFGTTALLSAEDQALVAGYLVNKFRGDVSLLEPGLEMLHGLTGRHTYGVLPFAHGLGIDEEDGMGVPPAGGWGSVSLRGAVRESVVAPPVGEDVLRVAVCAVPLMSNFTDVDALAAEPGVVVRFVDRAEELVDADLAVVPGTRGTVRALEWLRERGLADALKRRAAEGRPVLGICGGFQLLGEHIDDEVESRAGHVPGLGLLPVRIRFAVEKTLARPVGEALGEAVEGYEIHHGVAEVLGGRAFLDGCRVGSVWGTHWHGSLESDGFRRAFLREVAAAAGRRFVPAPDTSFGALREEQLDRLGDLIEEHADTDALLRLIESGAPSGLPFIPPGAPGTLGAPV; translated from the coding sequence ATGAGCAGACGGAAGGCCGGGGGGCTGCTGGTCGCCGGGACCACCTCCGACGCGGGCAAGAGCGTCGTCACGGCCGGGATCTGCCGGTGGCTCGTACGGCAGGGAGTGAAGGTCGCGCCCTTCAAGGGGCAGAACATGTCGCTCAATTCGTTCGTGACGCGCGAGGGCGCGGAGATCGGGCGGGCGCAGGCCATGCAGGCGCAGGCCGCGCGCGTGGAGCCGAGCGCCCTGATGAACCCGGTGCTGCTCAAGCCGGGCAGCGACCGCTCCAGCCAGGTCGTACTGATGGGCAAGCCGGTGGGCGAGCTGAGTGCCCGCGGCTACCACGGCGGGCGGCAGGAAGCCCTGCTGAGTACGGTCGTGGAGTGCCTGGAAGAGCTGCGGGGCACGTATGAAGCCGTGATCTGCGAGGGGGCGGGCAGTCCGGCCGAGATCAATCTGCGGCGTACGGACATCGTGAACATGGGCATCGCACGGGCCGCACGGCTCCCGGTGCTGGTCGTCGGAGACATCGACCGCGGTGGCGTCTTCGCCTCCTTCTTCGGTACGACGGCGCTGCTGAGCGCCGAGGACCAGGCGCTGGTCGCGGGGTACTTGGTCAATAAGTTCCGGGGCGATGTGTCGCTGCTCGAGCCTGGCCTGGAGATGCTGCACGGGCTGACCGGACGGCACACGTACGGAGTGCTGCCCTTCGCGCACGGCCTCGGCATCGACGAGGAGGACGGGATGGGGGTCCCCCCGGCCGGAGGCTGGGGGAGCGTCTCCCTGCGCGGCGCGGTACGGGAGTCGGTGGTAGCGCCTCCTGTCGGCGAGGACGTGCTGCGCGTCGCCGTGTGCGCCGTACCGCTGATGTCGAACTTCACGGACGTGGACGCGCTGGCCGCCGAACCGGGCGTCGTCGTGCGGTTCGTGGACCGGGCCGAGGAGCTCGTCGACGCCGACCTGGCGGTCGTGCCGGGCACGCGTGGGACTGTGCGCGCCCTGGAGTGGCTGCGCGAGCGGGGGCTCGCGGACGCGCTGAAGCGGCGGGCCGCCGAGGGCAGGCCCGTACTGGGCATCTGCGGCGGATTCCAGCTGCTCGGCGAGCACATCGACGACGAGGTCGAGTCGCGGGCGGGCCATGTCCCAGGCCTCGGCCTGCTGCCCGTACGCATCCGGTTCGCCGTCGAAAAGACGCTGGCCAGGCCCGTCGGTGAGGCGCTCGGCGAAGCCGTAGAGGGTTACGAGATCCACCACGGCGTCGCCGAAGTACTCGGGGGCAGAGCCTTCTTGGACGGCTGCCGGGTCGGCTCCGTGTGGGGCACGCACTGGCACGGGTCGCTGGAGAGCGACGGCTTCCGGCGCGCCTTCCTGCGCGAGGTGGCCGCGGCCGCGGGACGGCGCTTCGTGCCCGCCCCGGACACCAGTTTCGGCGCGCTGCGCGAGGAGCAGCTGGACCGGCTCGGCGATCTGATCGAGGAACACGCGGATACGGATGCGCTGCTGCGGCTCATCGAGTCGGGCGCACCGTCAGGACTTCCCTTCATTCCACCCGGAGCACCCGGAACACTTGGAGCGCCCGTATGA
- a CDS encoding cobalamin biosynthesis protein, producing the protein MRADRTFAYGATAGLVGDLLLGDPRRGHPVAAFGRAAGAVERVLWRDHRGWGALHTAVCAGGAAAAAALLARGVRGRSASSVALTAAATWAVVGGTSLGREARAVGGALAAGDVEVARERLPHLCGRDPQSLNEQQIARAVVESVAENTSDAVVGALVWGALAGVPGLVGFRAVNTLDAMVGHKSPRYGRFGWASARLDDVACWPGARLTAGLAVLAGQDPRGAVRAWRDDAKKHPSPNAGPVEAAFAGALGVRLGGTLSYGGRVEHRPVLNGTGRPVQFGDIERAVRLSRRVGWLTLAACATGRVAGHALRVRHAGKGRG; encoded by the coding sequence ATGCGTGCCGACCGCACTTTCGCCTACGGCGCCACCGCCGGCCTGGTCGGCGACCTGCTGCTCGGCGACCCTCGCCGGGGGCATCCGGTCGCCGCGTTCGGACGGGCCGCGGGCGCCGTCGAGCGCGTTCTGTGGCGCGACCACCGTGGCTGGGGCGCGCTGCACACCGCCGTGTGCGCCGGGGGCGCCGCGGCTGCCGCCGCGCTCCTCGCCCGCGGGGTACGGGGCCGCTCCGCCTCGTCCGTCGCGCTGACCGCCGCCGCCACCTGGGCCGTCGTCGGCGGCACATCGCTGGGCCGTGAGGCGCGGGCCGTCGGCGGCGCGCTCGCCGCCGGGGACGTGGAGGTGGCCCGGGAGCGGCTGCCGCATCTGTGCGGGCGAGACCCGCAGAGCCTGAACGAGCAGCAGATCGCCCGCGCCGTCGTGGAATCCGTCGCCGAGAACACCTCCGACGCGGTGGTGGGCGCGCTGGTCTGGGGAGCGCTCGCGGGTGTGCCGGGTCTGGTGGGTTTCCGGGCGGTCAACACGCTGGACGCGATGGTCGGCCACAAGTCGCCCAGATACGGGCGGTTCGGCTGGGCCTCGGCGCGCCTCGACGACGTGGCGTGCTGGCCGGGCGCCCGCCTCACCGCGGGTCTGGCGGTGCTCGCCGGCCAGGACCCGCGCGGAGCCGTACGGGCGTGGCGGGACGACGCGAAGAAGCATCCGAGTCCGAACGCGGGCCCGGTGGAGGCGGCGTTCGCGGGGGCGCTCGGCGTACGGCTGGGCGGAACCCTCTCGTACGGCGGACGCGTCGAGCACCGTCCCGTACTCAACGGCACCGGCCGCCCGGTGCAGTTCGGCGACATCGAACGTGCCGTGCGGCTGTCGCGCCGCGTCGGCTGGCTGACACTGGCGGCCTGCGCCACGGGCCGCGTGGCGGGGCACGCGCTGCGTGTGCGGCACGCCGGAAAGGGGCGGGGATGA
- a CDS encoding inorganic phosphate transporter: MEHITLLLAIVIVTALVFDFTNGFHDTANAMATTISTGALKPKTAVAMSAVLNLVGAFLSVEVAKTISSGIVTEDGITPEVIFAALVGAILWNLMTWLIGLPSSSSHALMGGLIGATIASVGVGGVNGGTVVTKVLIPAIAAPLVAGIAAFLASRLTYRIGKNADEKATAKGYRAGQITSAGLVSLAHGTNDAQKTMGIITLALIAGGVLSPGSNPPMWVILAAGLAIALGTYLGGWRIIRTMGKGLTDLQPQQGFAAQTSAASVILASSNLGFSLSTTHSCSGAVMGAGLGRKGGVVRWSTATRMFVAWGLTLPAAGLVAAGSEFVTKQGDWGVAAVAAFLIGACVAIWLVSRRQVVDHTNVNDVDGDAEPAGVVTAAIAAVSPPPAGTPAQDLKTTIPAQPHAADSEPTTQPATV, translated from the coding sequence ATGGAACACATCACCTTGCTGCTCGCGATTGTGATCGTGACAGCGCTCGTGTTCGATTTCACGAACGGTTTCCACGACACCGCCAACGCGATGGCGACGACCATCTCGACCGGCGCTCTGAAACCCAAGACGGCGGTGGCCATGTCCGCCGTGCTCAACCTCGTCGGCGCGTTCCTGTCCGTGGAGGTCGCCAAGACGATCTCCAGCGGCATCGTCACCGAGGACGGCATCACACCAGAGGTCATATTCGCGGCGCTCGTCGGCGCCATCCTGTGGAACCTGATGACCTGGCTGATCGGCCTGCCCTCCAGCTCTTCGCACGCCCTCATGGGCGGACTGATCGGCGCCACCATCGCCTCGGTCGGCGTCGGCGGAGTCAACGGCGGCACCGTCGTCACCAAGGTTCTGATCCCCGCGATCGCCGCCCCGCTGGTCGCCGGCATCGCGGCGTTCCTGGCCTCCCGGCTGACGTACAGAATCGGCAAGAACGCCGACGAGAAGGCCACCGCGAAGGGCTACCGCGCCGGCCAGATCACCTCGGCGGGCCTGGTCTCCCTGGCCCACGGCACCAACGACGCGCAGAAGACCATGGGCATCATCACGCTGGCGCTCATCGCCGGCGGCGTGCTCTCCCCCGGCTCCAACCCTCCGATGTGGGTCATCCTCGCCGCCGGTCTCGCGATCGCGCTGGGCACCTACCTCGGCGGCTGGCGCATCATCCGCACCATGGGCAAGGGCCTGACCGACCTCCAGCCGCAGCAGGGCTTCGCCGCCCAGACCAGCGCGGCCAGCGTCATCCTCGCCTCCTCCAACCTCGGCTTCTCGCTGTCGACCACGCACTCCTGCTCCGGCGCCGTGATGGGCGCGGGTCTCGGCCGCAAGGGCGGCGTGGTCCGCTGGTCCACCGCCACCCGGATGTTCGTCGCCTGGGGCCTGACCCTGCCGGCCGCCGGTCTGGTCGCCGCGGGCTCGGAGTTCGTGACCAAGCAGGGCGACTGGGGTGTCGCGGCCGTCGCGGCCTTCCTGATCGGCGCCTGCGTCGCCATCTGGCTCGTCTCCCGCCGCCAGGTGGTCGACCACACCAATGTCAACGACGTGGACGGCGACGCCGAGCCCGCCGGTGTTGTGACCGCCGCCATCGCGGCCGTCAGCCCGCCGCCGGCCGGCACGCCCGCGCAGGACCTCAAGACGACCATCCCGGCTCAGCCCCACGCGGCCGACTCCGAGCCGACGACGCAGCCGGCCACGGTGTAA
- a CDS encoding class II aldolase/adducin family protein, which translates to MTDQVRQDAIERAWEDLVATARRTAAEGLVVGTSGNVSARVGGLVLVTPSGVPYDRLTPADAVAVDLDGNQLLGELAPTSELPLHLEVYRNTNAGAVVHTHAVHATAVSTLVPELPPIHYMAAALGGTVRVARYALYGTDELAANMLHALRERTACLLQNHGTVAYGDSLDQAYDRTAQLEWMCRLWLAAASLPGHTPSLLSGSQLREAAEKLQGYGQPG; encoded by the coding sequence ATGACCGATCAGGTGCGGCAGGACGCGATCGAACGGGCGTGGGAAGACCTCGTGGCCACGGCCCGCAGGACGGCGGCGGAAGGCCTGGTGGTGGGCACATCGGGCAATGTCTCGGCGCGGGTCGGCGGACTCGTCCTGGTCACCCCGAGCGGAGTCCCCTACGACCGGCTCACCCCCGCGGACGCAGTCGCCGTCGATCTCGACGGCAACCAGCTCCTCGGCGAGCTCGCGCCCACCAGCGAGCTGCCGCTCCACCTGGAGGTCTACCGCAACACGAACGCCGGTGCCGTGGTCCACACCCACGCCGTGCACGCGACCGCCGTCTCCACCCTCGTCCCCGAGCTCCCGCCCATCCACTACATGGCCGCGGCCCTCGGCGGCACAGTCCGTGTCGCGCGGTACGCCCTGTACGGAACGGACGAGCTGGCCGCGAACATGCTCCACGCCCTGCGCGAGCGCACCGCCTGCCTCCTGCAGAACCACGGCACCGTCGCCTACGGCGACTCCCTCGACCAGGCATACGACCGCACCGCCCAGCTGGAGTGGATGTGCCGCCTCTGGCTGGCCGCGGCATCGCTGCCCGGACACACGCCCAGCCTGCTCTCCGGCTCCCAGCTGCGCGAGGCCGCGGAGAAGCTCCAGGGGTACGGCCAGCCCGGCTGA